The DNA region TTCATTATTTATCCTTACCAGATGTATTACGCAAGGCTGCATGGAGCAGATGCTGTGCTGCTGATTGCAGCCATTCTCTCGGATAAAGATCTGCAATACTTTATTAAAATCGCCGCAACATTGGGATTGACTCCCCTGATCGAAGTTCATACTCTGGCAGAACTCGATCGGGTATTGGCCTTGCAGGACGTATCTTTGATCGGCATCAACAACCGCAACTTAGAAGATTTTTCGGTTGATATAGAAACTACCCGCACCCTCCTGGTAGAACGTCAGAGCCAGATGCAAAACCGAGACATTTTAGTAGTCAGCGAATCGGGCCTTTTTACCAATCAAGATATCCAGCGTGTTGCTCAGGCAGGAGCACAGGCCGTTTTGATTGGTGAATCTTTGATGAAACAACCCAATCCGGGTCAGGCTTTAGCCAATCTTTTTTAGGTTGCGACTAAACCAAGTTCAACTAGAGAACGGTCGTTTTCCTTTCAGAGAAACTCCGATTCTGGACTTGGATAGGGTTTATTTTCGTTTCCTCGTTGATTTATCTTGAGCAAGGTAACCTCGGCTTCATCATGGAACCCATCCCCCTTCCCTCTCATATTCATTACGAGTTGCTCCTGCAACTTCTGGAACGGCAGACGATGCATGCCGTCAATAGTAAATCTGGTGTTCAGGAGCAGGTGCAGCAATTGATTATTACGCTGCGGAAAGCCCTGGCTCAACAAAAGCACCTGGAAGAAACCTGTGAGCGGCTACAACTGCCTGTGGATTATCGATGGTCGCTGAACAAGCTGGAAGAGAACAATCCAACTTCTAAAGATTTTTTGAGTTT from Leptodesmis sichuanensis A121 includes:
- the trpC gene encoding indole-3-glycerol phosphate synthase TrpC gives rise to the protein MQIRRRPPNPAVAVQELRYQVRVPDAKPRHILEEIVWQKESEVDQLREFLPLQELRRKVQDVPPARNFLQTLKQGKTQPAVIAEVKKASPSKGVIREDFDPVAIARSYEQGGATCLSVLTDKQFFQGSFEYLKQIRQAIDLPLLCKDFIIYPYQMYYARLHGADAVLLIAAILSDKDLQYFIKIAATLGLTPLIEVHTLAELDRVLALQDVSLIGINNRNLEDFSVDIETTRTLLVERQSQMQNRDILVVSESGLFTNQDIQRVAQAGAQAVLIGESLMKQPNPGQALANLF
- a CDS encoding DUF5340 domain-containing protein, yielding MEPIPLPSHIHYELLLQLLERQTMHAVNSKSGVQEQVQQLIITLRKALAQQKHLEETCERLQLPVDYRWSLNKLEENNPTSKDFLSLSQEQIGSQ